In the genome of Sciurus carolinensis chromosome 3, mSciCar1.2, whole genome shotgun sequence, one region contains:
- the Cdca7 gene encoding cell division cycle-associated protein 7 isoform X1: MEARRVPQKDLRVKNLKKFRYMKLISMETSSSSDDSCDSFASDNFANTKPKFRSDISEELANVFYEDSDNESFCGFSESEVQDVLDHCGFLQKPRPDVTNELANIFHADSDDESFCGFSEGEIQDGMRLQANREGCRTRSQYRHSGPLRVAMKFPARNTRGAANKKAAPPKLSENFVTDSNSDSEDESGMNFLEKRALNIKQNKAMLAKLMSELESFPGSLPGRRSFPGPRSVNQSKTPRRRTFPGVASRRNPDRRARPLTRSRSRILGSLSALPTEEEEEEEEEDKFMLVRKRKTVDSYMNDDDMPRSRRPGSMTLPHIIRPVEEITEEDLENICSNSREKIYNRSLGSTCHQCRQKTIDTKTNCRNPDCWGIRGQFCGPCLRNRYGEEVKDALLNPNWHCPPCRGICNCSFCRQRDGRCATGVLVYLAKYHGFGNVHDYLKSLKQEFEMQA, from the exons CAAAAGGATCTCAGAGTAAAGAACTTAAAGAAATTCAGATATATGAAGTTGATTTCCATGGAAACCTCGTCATCCTCTGATGACAGTTGTGACAGCTTTGCTTCTGATAATTTTGCAAACACG aaaccTAAATTCAGGTCAGATATCAGTGAAGAACTGGCAAATGTTTTTTATGAGGACTCTGATAATGAATCTTTCTGCGGCTTTTCAGAAAGTGAGGTGCAAGATGTGTTAGACCATTGTGGATTTTTACAGAAACCAAGGCCAGATGTCACTAACGAACTGGCCAATATTTTTCATGCTGACTCTGATGATGAATCATTTTGCGGTTTCTCAGAGGGTGAGATACAAGATGGAATG agactgcaggcaaatCGCGAAGGCTGTAGGACCCGAAGCCAGTACAGACATTCTGGACCTCTCAGGGTGGCGATGAAGTTCCCAGCACGAAATACCAGGGGGGCAGCCAACAAAAAAGCAGCACCCCCCAAGCTCTCAGAGAATTTTGTGACGGATTCCAATTCTGATTCAGAAGATGAAAGCGGCATGAACTTTCTTGAGAAAAGGGctttaaatataaagcaaaacaaagcaatg cTTGCAAAACTCATGTCAGAATTAGAAAGCTTCCCTGGTTCTCTCCCTGGAAGACGTTCCTTCCCTGGCCCAAGATCAGTAAAT CAATCAAAGACGCCCCGAAGGCGTACATTTCCAGGTGTGGCTTCCAGGAGGAACCCTGACCGGAGAGCTCGACCTCTGACTAGGTCAAGGTCCCGGATCCTAGGGTCCCTTAGTGCTCTTCccacagaagaggaggaggaagaagaggaagaggataaGTTCATGctggtgaggaagaggaagactgTGGATAGCTACATGAAT GACGATGATATGCCCAGAAGTCGGCGCCCGGGATCCATGACCCTTCCACATATCATTCGCCCAGTGGAAGAAATCACAGAGGAAGATTTGGAGAATATCTGCAGCAACTCTCGAGAGAAGATATATAACCGTTCCCTG GGATCTACTTGTCATCAGTGCCGACAGAAAACAATAGATACTAAAACAAACTGCAGAAACCCAGACTGCTGGGGCATTCGAGGCCAGTTCTGTGGTCCCTGCCTTCGAAACCGTTATGGTGAAGAGGTCAAGGATGCTCTGCTAAATCCA AACTGGCATTGTCCACCTTGTCGAGGAATCTGCAACTGCAGTTTCTGCCGCCAGCGAGATGGGCGGTGTGCAACTGGGGTCCTTGTGTATTTAGCCAAGTATCATGGCTTTGGGAATGTGCATGATTACTTGAAAAG cCTGAAACAGGAATTTGAAATGCAAGCATAA
- the Cdca7 gene encoding cell division cycle-associated protein 7 isoform X2: MEARRVPQKDLRVKNLKKFRYMKLISMETSSSSDDSCDSFASDNFANTRLQANREGCRTRSQYRHSGPLRVAMKFPARNTRGAANKKAAPPKLSENFVTDSNSDSEDESGMNFLEKRALNIKQNKAMLAKLMSELESFPGSLPGRRSFPGPRSVNQSKTPRRRTFPGVASRRNPDRRARPLTRSRSRILGSLSALPTEEEEEEEEEDKFMLVRKRKTVDSYMNDDDMPRSRRPGSMTLPHIIRPVEEITEEDLENICSNSREKIYNRSLGSTCHQCRQKTIDTKTNCRNPDCWGIRGQFCGPCLRNRYGEEVKDALLNPNWHCPPCRGICNCSFCRQRDGRCATGVLVYLAKYHGFGNVHDYLKSLKQEFEMQA; the protein is encoded by the exons CAAAAGGATCTCAGAGTAAAGAACTTAAAGAAATTCAGATATATGAAGTTGATTTCCATGGAAACCTCGTCATCCTCTGATGACAGTTGTGACAGCTTTGCTTCTGATAATTTTGCAAACACG agactgcaggcaaatCGCGAAGGCTGTAGGACCCGAAGCCAGTACAGACATTCTGGACCTCTCAGGGTGGCGATGAAGTTCCCAGCACGAAATACCAGGGGGGCAGCCAACAAAAAAGCAGCACCCCCCAAGCTCTCAGAGAATTTTGTGACGGATTCCAATTCTGATTCAGAAGATGAAAGCGGCATGAACTTTCTTGAGAAAAGGGctttaaatataaagcaaaacaaagcaatg cTTGCAAAACTCATGTCAGAATTAGAAAGCTTCCCTGGTTCTCTCCCTGGAAGACGTTCCTTCCCTGGCCCAAGATCAGTAAAT CAATCAAAGACGCCCCGAAGGCGTACATTTCCAGGTGTGGCTTCCAGGAGGAACCCTGACCGGAGAGCTCGACCTCTGACTAGGTCAAGGTCCCGGATCCTAGGGTCCCTTAGTGCTCTTCccacagaagaggaggaggaagaagaggaagaggataaGTTCATGctggtgaggaagaggaagactgTGGATAGCTACATGAAT GACGATGATATGCCCAGAAGTCGGCGCCCGGGATCCATGACCCTTCCACATATCATTCGCCCAGTGGAAGAAATCACAGAGGAAGATTTGGAGAATATCTGCAGCAACTCTCGAGAGAAGATATATAACCGTTCCCTG GGATCTACTTGTCATCAGTGCCGACAGAAAACAATAGATACTAAAACAAACTGCAGAAACCCAGACTGCTGGGGCATTCGAGGCCAGTTCTGTGGTCCCTGCCTTCGAAACCGTTATGGTGAAGAGGTCAAGGATGCTCTGCTAAATCCA AACTGGCATTGTCCACCTTGTCGAGGAATCTGCAACTGCAGTTTCTGCCGCCAGCGAGATGGGCGGTGTGCAACTGGGGTCCTTGTGTATTTAGCCAAGTATCATGGCTTTGGGAATGTGCATGATTACTTGAAAAG cCTGAAACAGGAATTTGAAATGCAAGCATAA